Proteins co-encoded in one Ziziphus jujuba cultivar Dongzao chromosome 9, ASM3175591v1 genomic window:
- the LOC107426152 gene encoding DUF724 domain-containing protein 7 isoform X5, which yields MQSWCSGTDVEVNFDKEDLRDAWFPAIVIKENEDNSFLVKYQNKEAKQCKDTVDFLHIRPPPPRYADRNYQLLEKVDALCDFAWRAGVIIKVLAERIYVVTFKPGVRDKRLNHSEIRPFVEWKDGKWKSGSKEVFATSTLQEELENGPRNTSGVGFQLQSVSATGSVKDNLEKQTSRSTNPRKNQKLLTHCNRKSVSLALTPSMKKVDLPAPNGSTRHLRPSKKLKDGKAEESPLSVTACQVRNGIPSAMATPTRVYEGSRRLRKPVIDDQPSKTESQFEEKKIRTKQSKDGLVETQRTDPVKSKGRRTKSQLKSPPISATGKEGNASGTAGKLVDEEGIQKEAAVPVILGLSAKGIETSLGKNNCQFPNEELLKLMRDPKKNLNDRPEDKDMVLSTQVASDSILADLLHSLVLFPNMEFKQQQAGGSSNKRKRGRPRKLVVFDPQASEEVEHLYGAGNVAEEVVQDCTTDDVALTIQTAIETTDSQAGSRKKKAEVSGTKCMSNEGTTYVGAADSADDDDRPLSAWFGGMQYPSSVSELRLFPVRIVDQWSEIAAQANIGRQSPAIDAASERLANENQKLPFVKSSPVWKMIESMDVFRRMPQNPHFQPLCKCKEEQREGMAIGNMVTFSSLVDKIYKLQFDDPDSIFHSTLESLLDLEKHGFNVTVLQSRVKELLSIKDRQEKFQQESEDAESKIIEHCSQKTKLREEMEDIAEKISELEKKLASIKSEMGGKEDEIARLQLHVDAVNQGSFNARLDFEKLAAAPMKLG from the exons ATGCAATCGTGGTG CTCAGGGACAGATGTAGAAGTGAATTTTGACAAAGAAGATTTACGTGATGCTTGGTTTCCTGCTATTGTCATAAAAGAAAACGAGGATAATAGCTTTTTGGTGAAGTATCAGAACAAAGAGGCTAAGCAGTGCAAAGATACTGTAGATTTCCTCCATATCCGCCCTCCTCCTCCGCGTTATGCGGATAGGAATTATCAGTTGCTTGAGAAAGTGGATGCATTATGTGATTTTGCATGGCGAGCTGGTGTAATTATCAAAGTTCTAGCTGAGAGGATATATGTTGTCACTTTCAAGCCTGGAGTGAGGGATAAGAGACTTAATCACTCAGAAATAAGGCCTTTTGTGGAGTGGAAAGATGGAAAATGGAAAAGTGGATCAAAG GAAGTCTTTGCCACTTCAACCTTGCAAGAAGAGTTAGAGAATGGTCCCAGGAATACCAGTGGGGTGGGTTTTCAACTACAAAGTGTGAGTGCTACAGGTTCTGTGAAAGATAACCTTGAAAAGCAAACATCTCGCTCCACAAATCCAAGGAAGAACCAGAAGCTGCTTACTCATTGTAATCGGAAATCAGTTTCTTTGGCATTGACTCCAAGCATGAAAAAGGTGGATCTGCCAGCCCCTAATGGCAGTACTAGACATTTGCGTCCTTCCAAAAAGTTAAAAGATGGAAAAGCTGAAGAGAGCCCATTATCTGTTACAGCATGTCAAGTGAGGAATGGAATTCCTAGTGCAATGGCCACACCAACAAGGGTATATGAAGGAAGTAGACGCTTGAGAAAACCTGTTATTGATGATCAGCCTTCTAAAACAGAAAGCCagtttgaggaaaaaaaaatt AGGACTAAGCAATCGAAAGATGGCTTGGTGGAAACTCAAAGAACGGATCCTGTTAAAAGCAAAGGAAGACGCACAAAGTCTCAACTTAAAAGCCCACCAATATCAGCGACAG GTAAGGAGGGTAATGCAAGTGGTACGGCAGGAAAACTTGTTGATGAGGAGGGTATCCAGAAGGAAGCTGCAGTCCCTGTTATCCTTGGATTAAGTGCTAAGGGAATAGAAACTTCACTTGGTAAAAACAATTGTCAATTTCCAAATGAAGAATTGTTAAAGCTAATGAGAGATCCCAAGAAGAATTTAAATGATCGACCAGAAGACAAGGATATG GTTTTGTCAACACAAGTTGCCAGTGATTCAATTTTGGCTGACCTTCTCCATAGCCTGGTTCTTTTTCCAAACATG GAGTTTAAGCAGCAACAAGCTGGTGGAAGCAGCAATAAAAGAAAGAGAGGTAGACCTCGGAAGTTAGTGGTCTTTGATCCACAAGCTTCAGAGGAAG TTGAGCATCTGTATGGAGCTGGAAATGTTGCTGAGGAAGTAGTACAAGATTGTACAACTGATGATGTTGCGTTGACTATCCAAACAGCAATAGAAACTACAG ATTCACAAGCTGGCTCTAGAAAGAAGAAGGCTGAAGTTTCTGGGACAAAATGTATGTCAAATGAAGGGACAACCTATGTAGGAGCAGCTGACAGTGCAGATGATGATGATCGACCTCTATCAGCTTGGTTTGGAGGGATGCAGTATCCGTCCAGTGTCTCTGAATTGA GACTATTTCCTGTTAGGATTGTTGACCAGTGGAGTGAGATAGCAGCACAAGCTAATATCGGAAGGCAGTCTCCTGCAATTGATGCAGCCAGTGAGAGACTGGCCAATGAGAATCAGAAATTGCCTTTTGTGAAGAGCTCTCCGGTCTGGAAAATGATTGAGTCAATGGATGTATTTAGAAGAATGCCCCAAAATCCACATTTTCAGCCTCTGTGTAAATGCAAGGAGGAACAACGAGAGGGAATGGCAATTGGTAATATGGTAACCTTTTCTAGTTTGGTCGACAAGATATACAAGTTGCAGTTTGATGACCCTGACAGCATTTTCCACAGCACTTTAGAAAGTCTTCTTGACTTGGAAAAGCATGGATTTAATGTTACGGTTCTTCAAAGCCGGGTGAAAGAATTGTTGTCGATCAAAGATAGGCAAGAAAAATTTCAGCAGGAGTCAGAAGATGCTGAAAGTAAGATAATAGAGCATTGTAGTCAGAAAACAAAACTTAGGGAGGAGATGGAAGATATTGCCGAGAAGATAAGTGAGTTAGAGAAGAAACTTGCATCAATCAAGTCAGAAATGGGCGGTAAAGAGGATGAAATTGCCAGGCTACAGCTACACGTTGATGCAGTCAATCAAGGCAGCTTCAACGCCCGGCTTGATTTTGAAAAGCTAGCAGCTGCCCCCATGAAATTGGGCTGA